One Streptomyces lincolnensis genomic region harbors:
- a CDS encoding TetR/AcrR family transcriptional regulator, whose translation MTAARGRTGRPPLTEERKAEIRLEIARAAVDLFVAQGVTATTGEQIGEAAGVSARTVWRYFPSKESCVRPLFSEGIDAIAALLRAWLPGQPLEELFDGGFAHEGLFDRATIGDLVRLTRTEPGLRSVWLQTYDEAEPVFARALAERSGLPADDLGPTVRAAMLNAALRAAVEHHAWRTAEAPGDTATAEAELTGTLRSALAVAAEGLT comes from the coding sequence ATGACCGCAGCGCGCGGACGCACGGGGCGACCGCCCCTCACCGAGGAGCGCAAGGCCGAGATACGGCTGGAGATCGCCCGGGCCGCCGTGGACCTGTTCGTGGCCCAGGGCGTCACGGCGACCACCGGTGAGCAGATCGGAGAGGCGGCCGGCGTCTCCGCGCGGACCGTGTGGCGGTACTTCCCGAGCAAGGAGAGCTGCGTACGACCGCTGTTCTCCGAGGGCATCGACGCGATCGCCGCCCTCCTGCGCGCCTGGCTCCCCGGGCAGCCCCTGGAGGAGCTCTTCGACGGGGGGTTCGCGCACGAGGGCCTGTTCGACCGGGCCACGATCGGGGACCTGGTCCGGCTGACCCGCACCGAGCCCGGCCTGCGCTCCGTCTGGCTCCAGACCTACGACGAGGCCGAGCCGGTGTTCGCCCGCGCCCTGGCCGAACGGTCCGGGCTCCCCGCCGACGACCTCGGGCCGACCGTCCGGGCGGCCATGCTCAATGCCGCCCTGCGCGCGGCCGTGGAGCACCACGCCTGGCGCACCGCCGAAGCGCCCGGCGACACCGCGACGGCGGAGGCCGAACTGACGGGAACTCTGCGCTCGGCACTGGCCGTCGCGGCGGAAGGACTCACGTGA
- a CDS encoding DUF6191 domain-containing protein: MQFVFFMTLPGLVIALTLLAFVDQLLLRAGRAGALPWRNSARQGQISATGFEQLHASLSPGKQHELKERQSSLVMPDNEDDGAPPNRTTVDLTSGTAVVRMPRPER, translated from the coding sequence ATGCAGTTCGTCTTCTTCATGACCCTGCCCGGGCTGGTCATCGCGCTGACCCTGCTGGCCTTCGTCGACCAGTTGCTGTTGCGCGCGGGGCGGGCCGGAGCGCTGCCGTGGCGGAACAGCGCACGTCAGGGGCAGATATCAGCGACCGGCTTCGAACAACTCCATGCGAGCCTCTCGCCGGGTAAGCAGCACGAGTTGAAGGAACGGCAGTCGTCGCTGGTCATGCCGGACAACGAGGACGACGGGGCCCCGCCGAACCGGACGACGGTGGACCTGACTTCGGGAACGGCGGTCGTACGGATGCCGCGCCCCGAGCGGTAG
- a CDS encoding NADPH-dependent 2,4-dienoyl-CoA reductase — protein MSRYPHLLTPLDLGFTTLPNRVLMGSMHVGLEEAENGFERMAAFYAARARGGVGLIVTGGIAPNDEGRPYEGGAKLTTDAEAEQHRVITEAVHRDGGRIAMQILHFGRYAYHQDLVAPSPLQAPISPFPPRELTDADVECTIDDYVRAARLARQAGYDGVEIMGSEGYLINEFIALQTNRRTDRWGGSYENRMRFPVEIVRRVREAVGEDFIIVYRLSMLDLVPGGSTLDEVITLAKAVEAAGATIINTGIGWHEARIPTIATSVPRGAYTWVTKKLMGEVSLPLVTTNRINTPDIAEELLADGCADMVSMARPMLADPDFVAKAAAGTPEAINTCIGCNQACLDHTFSGKITSCLVNPRACHETELVLSPTRRRKRVAVVGAGPAGLACAVSAAERGHEVTLFDAASEVGGQLNVARKVPGKQEFDETLRYFRHQLDTHGVDVRLNTWVAAADLSGYDEVVVATGVTPRTPDIPGVDHPSVVGYLDVLRDGAPVGDRVAVLGAGGIGFDVAEFLTDGGDKASEDPETYFRQWGVDMDYTASGGLTAPERPAPPRTVHLLQRKTTKVGAGLGKTTGWIHRAELKHRGVAMVPGVRYDRIDDAGLHVTVGDDSTVLEVDTVVLCTGQEPRRDLYEELVAAGVSAHLIGGADVAAELDAKRAIKQGTEVAAAL, from the coding sequence ATGAGCCGCTACCCCCATCTGCTGACCCCGCTCGACCTGGGCTTCACCACGCTGCCCAACCGCGTCCTCATGGGCTCGATGCACGTCGGCCTGGAGGAGGCCGAGAACGGCTTCGAGCGGATGGCGGCGTTCTACGCGGCGCGGGCACGCGGGGGAGTGGGGCTGATCGTCACCGGCGGCATCGCGCCCAACGACGAGGGACGGCCGTACGAGGGCGGTGCCAAGCTCACCACCGACGCGGAGGCCGAGCAGCACCGGGTGATCACCGAGGCCGTGCACCGCGACGGTGGCCGGATCGCCATGCAGATCCTGCACTTCGGCCGGTACGCCTACCACCAGGACCTCGTCGCCCCGAGCCCCCTCCAGGCGCCCATCAGCCCCTTCCCGCCCCGCGAGCTCACCGACGCCGACGTCGAGTGCACGATCGACGACTACGTCCGCGCCGCCCGGCTCGCCCGGCAGGCCGGCTACGACGGCGTCGAGATCATGGGCTCCGAGGGCTACCTGATCAACGAGTTCATCGCTCTCCAGACCAACCGGCGCACCGACCGCTGGGGCGGCTCCTACGAGAACCGCATGCGCTTCCCCGTCGAGATCGTCCGCCGGGTGCGCGAGGCCGTGGGCGAGGACTTCATCATCGTCTACCGGCTGTCCATGCTGGACCTCGTCCCGGGCGGCTCCACGCTCGACGAGGTGATCACGCTCGCCAAGGCCGTCGAGGCCGCCGGGGCGACGATCATCAACACCGGCATCGGCTGGCACGAGGCCCGGATCCCCACCATCGCCACCTCCGTGCCGCGCGGCGCCTACACCTGGGTCACCAAGAAGCTGATGGGCGAGGTGTCCCTCCCGCTGGTCACCACCAACCGCATCAACACCCCGGACATCGCTGAGGAGTTGCTCGCCGACGGCTGCGCGGACATGGTGTCGATGGCCCGCCCGATGCTCGCCGACCCCGACTTCGTCGCCAAGGCCGCCGCCGGCACGCCCGAGGCGATCAACACCTGCATCGGCTGCAACCAGGCCTGCCTGGACCACACGTTCTCCGGGAAGATCACCTCCTGCCTGGTCAACCCGCGCGCCTGCCACGAGACCGAGCTGGTGCTCTCCCCGACCCGGCGGCGCAAGCGCGTGGCGGTCGTGGGCGCGGGCCCGGCGGGCCTTGCCTGTGCGGTGTCGGCCGCCGAGCGCGGCCACGAGGTGACCCTGTTCGACGCCGCGAGCGAGGTCGGCGGACAGCTCAACGTCGCCCGCAAGGTCCCCGGCAAGCAGGAGTTCGACGAGACCCTGCGCTACTTCCGCCACCAGCTCGACACCCATGGCGTGGACGTCCGCCTGAACACCTGGGTGGCCGCCGCGGACCTGTCCGGCTACGACGAGGTGGTCGTCGCCACCGGCGTCACCCCGCGCACCCCCGACATCCCCGGCGTCGACCACCCGAGCGTCGTCGGATACCTCGACGTCCTGCGCGACGGCGCCCCCGTCGGGGACCGCGTCGCCGTCCTCGGCGCGGGCGGCATCGGGTTCGACGTCGCCGAGTTCCTGACGGACGGCGGCGACAAGGCGAGCGAGGACCCCGAGACGTACTTCCGTCAGTGGGGCGTCGACATGGACTACACCGCGTCCGGCGGCCTCACCGCCCCCGAGCGGCCCGCCCCGCCGCGTACCGTGCACCTGCTCCAGCGCAAGACCACCAAGGTCGGCGCGGGCCTCGGCAAGACCACCGGCTGGATCCACCGCGCCGAGCTCAAGCACCGCGGCGTGGCCATGGTCCCGGGCGTGCGCTACGACCGCATCGACGACGCCGGCCTGCACGTCACCGTCGGCGACGACAGCACCGTCCTGGAGGTCGACACCGTCGTGCTGTGCACGGGACAGGAGCCGCGCCGTGACCTGTACGAGGAGCTGGTGGCCGCAGGCGTGAGCGCGCACCTGATCGGGGGCGCCGACGTCGCCGCCGAACTGGACGCCAAGCGTGCCATCAAGCAGGGCACCGAGGTCGCGGCCGCCCTCTAG
- a CDS encoding fibronectin type III domain-containing protein, whose protein sequence is MRHVPPPVPPLPLRRHLALCGVLVLVASCGWSAADEGGSGGAPGAPLGVTATAGSATSVHVMWNAVTASAGIDVYEVYRGTTKVEEVPGSRHMADVIGLRPSTPYVFSVRARDTDGRLGPGSREVRATTPAAGTADASAPTRPAGLRARAVGSRAVQLSWSASSDDRGVVSYDIHQAGTKIHSVGGAQRAAVVTGLRPGTRYSFTVRARDAADNVSPASAPAPVTTPGADDGRDTAPTGFRATTHRADGAFHMDLSWVPPRTDGVVAEYQIHLDGRPATSLVYGGSAPGGREATHSFHLGPDTGVTHRVRIRARLPDGTWGGFSAERTVTTGP, encoded by the coding sequence GTGCGACACGTCCCCCCTCCCGTCCCCCCACTCCCCCTACGGCGCCACCTCGCGCTCTGCGGCGTGCTCGTCCTCGTCGCCTCCTGCGGCTGGAGCGCCGCCGACGAGGGCGGGAGCGGTGGAGCGCCCGGCGCACCCCTGGGCGTCACCGCCACCGCGGGCAGCGCGACCAGCGTGCACGTCATGTGGAACGCGGTCACCGCGAGCGCGGGCATCGATGTCTACGAGGTGTATCGCGGCACCACGAAAGTGGAGGAAGTGCCCGGTTCGCGGCACATGGCGGACGTCATCGGGCTCAGGCCGTCCACCCCGTACGTCTTCAGCGTGCGGGCCCGTGACACCGACGGCCGCCTCGGCCCCGGCAGCCGGGAGGTCCGGGCGACCACTCCGGCGGCCGGCACCGCGGACGCCTCCGCGCCGACGCGCCCGGCAGGGCTGCGGGCCAGGGCCGTCGGGAGCCGGGCGGTCCAGCTGTCCTGGTCCGCGTCCTCGGACGACCGGGGTGTGGTGTCGTACGACATCCACCAGGCCGGGACGAAGATCCACAGTGTGGGCGGGGCTCAGCGGGCGGCCGTGGTGACCGGGCTGCGGCCCGGTACCCGGTACTCCTTCACCGTGCGCGCCCGCGACGCCGCCGACAACGTCTCGCCCGCGAGCGCACCGGCCCCTGTGACCACCCCCGGCGCGGACGACGGACGGGACACCGCCCCCACCGGCTTCCGGGCGACGACCCACCGCGCCGACGGCGCCTTCCACATGGACCTCTCCTGGGTGCCGCCCCGCACGGACGGCGTGGTCGCGGAGTACCAGATCCACCTCGACGGCCGCCCGGCCACCTCGCTCGTCTACGGCGGATCCGCGCCGGGCGGCCGGGAGGCGACCCACAGCTTCCATCTGGGGCCGGACACCGGAGTCACCCACCGGGTGCGGATCCGGGCGAGGCTGCCCGACGGCACCTGGGGCGGGTTCTCGGCCGAGCGGACGGTGACGACCGGGCCGTAG
- a CDS encoding LuxR C-terminal-related transcriptional regulator — MAFQGRSDERRQLDLLIADLRQGLSGVVLLQGDAGIGKSALIDYAIAEAADLRVLRVAGVEAEAGFAFAALQRLLIPFQDELKEGDALSPLQREALQVACGLADGPPADRFPVGLALLAFLAEKAKRRPLLCCVDDACRLDRDSLEVLAFVGRRLHAEGVGFVFAARAGFDVPPGLPVMPVVGLAETDALELLRSVAAGPLDPVVGARIVAATGGNPLALNDLGRELSAEHLAGSLALPEPLPVGSRLEERYLQRVRGLPDATRAWLVLAAAEPSGDLGYLARAAHLLEIGADASGPAEAEGLVGVRTVVEFRHPLVRSAVYGGATSVEQRRAHWALAEVTDRPADRDLRAWHLAAAVPGCDAAVADEVERAADRAATRGGHAARATFLTRAAELSPDGAVRAGRLLAAAEAAVTAGAPLRAELLLEAVDTGLLSDVAQARALLVQAGVLDGLGEPDSHARASALCLAAAAAFGEQEPGLRRQALLHAAQWAFTARHRAPATTAAEIAHAWDSLTASGPPTAIDELLRAFAVLAADGYEQAAPYLHKALKALLDPGTPDDVVMGGYQLGAWFSTLLWDQEARTALLERADRIARRCGALRHLNAILFCAAMAETTLGHLAKADALEADDQQLRVALGTPTTQWQRYQNAELLAWHAADDGVREALHQALKDAQALGNGAMESIAHSGVLVLALGSGTYTMAHPVAQELMRQDVLGLHSRHLPSIIEVGIRCGDRTLATAALHILAARATAAGTPWALGLLARSQALLAGASEAEPLYRRAIDLLSGTSAEADLAIAHLLYGEWLRRRRRRKDARAPLRTSLGMFHAMRADAFASRAARELAATGEHLSQAPEGTREPLTSQELKIAHLAAEGATNAEIATQLIISASTVDYHLRKVFRKLDVPSRRRLARALRA, encoded by the coding sequence ATGGCCTTCCAAGGCCGGTCCGATGAGCGCAGACAACTGGATCTCCTGATCGCGGACCTGCGTCAGGGACTGAGTGGCGTCGTCCTTCTGCAAGGCGACGCGGGGATCGGCAAGAGCGCACTGATCGACTACGCGATCGCCGAGGCGGCGGACCTCCGGGTCCTGCGGGTGGCCGGAGTCGAGGCAGAAGCGGGGTTCGCGTTCGCCGCCCTCCAGCGGCTGCTCATCCCGTTCCAGGACGAGTTGAAGGAAGGGGATGCGCTGTCTCCGCTCCAGCGTGAGGCGCTTCAGGTTGCCTGCGGTCTGGCGGACGGACCTCCCGCGGACCGTTTTCCGGTGGGGCTTGCCCTGTTGGCCTTTCTCGCGGAGAAGGCCAAGCGGCGTCCGCTGCTGTGCTGTGTCGACGATGCCTGCCGGCTCGACCGGGACTCCCTGGAGGTACTGGCCTTCGTGGGCCGCCGGCTGCATGCCGAGGGAGTCGGCTTCGTCTTCGCCGCCCGTGCCGGTTTCGACGTCCCGCCCGGCCTGCCCGTCATGCCGGTCGTCGGCCTGGCGGAGACGGACGCGCTGGAGTTGCTGCGGTCGGTGGCGGCCGGCCCGCTCGACCCCGTGGTCGGAGCCCGCATCGTTGCGGCGACAGGCGGCAACCCCCTGGCGCTGAACGACCTCGGCCGGGAGCTCTCGGCCGAGCACCTCGCCGGTTCGCTGGCCCTGCCCGAGCCCCTGCCGGTGGGCAGCCGGCTGGAGGAGCGCTACCTCCAGCGGGTTCGCGGACTGCCCGATGCGACGCGTGCGTGGTTGGTGCTCGCCGCCGCCGAACCGAGCGGTGACCTCGGCTACCTCGCGCGTGCGGCGCACCTGCTGGAGATCGGGGCGGACGCGTCGGGCCCGGCTGAAGCCGAGGGGCTGGTGGGGGTGCGCACCGTCGTGGAGTTCCGGCATCCGCTGGTGCGCTCGGCCGTCTACGGGGGCGCCACCAGCGTGGAACAGCGCCGTGCGCACTGGGCGTTGGCCGAGGTCACGGACCGGCCGGCCGACCGTGATCTGCGTGCCTGGCATCTCGCTGCCGCCGTGCCAGGGTGTGATGCTGCGGTGGCGGACGAGGTGGAGCGTGCGGCCGACCGGGCCGCGACCCGCGGGGGACATGCGGCGCGGGCGACCTTCCTGACCCGGGCGGCGGAGCTGTCACCGGACGGCGCTGTCCGTGCCGGGCGGCTCCTCGCCGCGGCCGAGGCCGCCGTCACCGCCGGAGCCCCGCTGCGGGCCGAGCTGCTGCTGGAGGCCGTCGACACCGGCCTCCTGAGCGACGTGGCGCAAGCCCGGGCGCTGCTGGTGCAGGCCGGTGTCCTCGACGGCCTGGGCGAGCCCGATTCCCACGCGCGGGCGTCGGCCCTGTGCCTGGCCGCCGCGGCGGCGTTCGGGGAACAGGAGCCCGGTCTCCGGCGCCAGGCACTGCTGCACGCCGCCCAGTGGGCGTTCACCGCACGACACCGGGCCCCGGCCACTACGGCTGCCGAGATCGCGCACGCGTGGGACTCCCTTACGGCATCCGGGCCGCCGACCGCCATCGACGAACTGCTGCGCGCCTTCGCCGTCCTGGCCGCCGACGGCTATGAACAGGCCGCTCCCTACCTGCACAAGGCCCTGAAGGCGCTGCTCGACCCGGGTACACCCGACGACGTGGTCATGGGCGGCTATCAGCTGGGCGCCTGGTTCTCCACCCTGTTGTGGGACCAGGAAGCCCGTACCGCCCTGCTGGAGCGTGCCGATCGCATCGCCCGGCGGTGCGGAGCCCTGCGACATCTCAACGCGATCCTCTTCTGCGCCGCCATGGCCGAGACCACACTGGGACACCTGGCGAAGGCCGACGCCCTGGAGGCCGACGACCAGCAGCTCCGGGTGGCGCTGGGGACCCCCACCACCCAGTGGCAGCGTTACCAGAACGCCGAGTTGCTGGCCTGGCACGCAGCCGACGACGGCGTGCGAGAGGCGCTGCACCAGGCGCTCAAGGACGCACAGGCTCTCGGCAACGGAGCGATGGAGTCCATCGCGCACAGCGGCGTGCTGGTCCTGGCCCTGGGAAGCGGCACCTACACCATGGCCCACCCGGTGGCGCAGGAGCTCATGCGGCAGGACGTGCTGGGCCTGCACTCCCGGCACCTGCCCTCGATCATCGAAGTGGGCATCCGCTGCGGTGACCGCACTCTGGCCACCGCGGCCTTACACATCCTGGCCGCCCGGGCGACGGCCGCGGGCACGCCGTGGGCTCTGGGTCTGCTCGCCCGCTCCCAGGCCCTGCTCGCCGGGGCGAGTGAGGCCGAGCCGCTGTACCGGCGGGCCATCGATCTGCTGTCCGGCACGAGCGCCGAGGCCGATCTGGCCATCGCCCACCTGCTGTACGGCGAATGGCTGCGCCGGCGAAGGCGCCGCAAGGACGCACGGGCGCCGCTGCGGACGTCTCTGGGCATGTTCCACGCCATGCGCGCCGACGCCTTCGCCTCGCGTGCCGCCCGGGAACTGGCCGCAACCGGCGAGCACCTGTCCCAGGCTCCCGAAGGAACACGGGAGCCACTGACCTCCCAGGAGCTGAAGATCGCCCACCTGGCGGCGGAGGGCGCGACCAACGCCGAGATCGCCACCCAGCTGATCATCAGCGCCAGCACCGTCGACTACCACCTGCGCAAGGTGTTCCGGAAACTCGACGTGCCCTCCCGGCGCCGGCTCGCCCGGGCCCTACGAGCGTGA
- a CDS encoding PadR family transcriptional regulator, with translation MSLPHAILTALLEKPSSGLELTRRFDRSIGYFWSATHQQIYRELGKLEAEGFIRTLAAEQPTRGQKKSYEVLPAGRAELARWSAASQDPKPLRDVMLLRLRAAAVVGTDGIEADLRRHLDLHRQQLAEYEEIEKRDFPPGKDSPEDRLRHLVLQAGIDLETFWTQWLTRALEEFADLPTDPRR, from the coding sequence ATGTCACTCCCGCACGCGATCCTCACCGCCCTCCTGGAGAAGCCGTCCTCGGGACTGGAGCTGACTCGCCGGTTCGACCGGTCGATCGGCTACTTCTGGTCGGCGACGCATCAGCAGATCTATCGCGAGCTGGGAAAACTGGAGGCGGAGGGCTTTATCCGCACCCTTGCAGCGGAGCAGCCGACCCGCGGGCAGAAGAAGAGCTACGAGGTCCTGCCCGCGGGCCGCGCCGAACTGGCCCGCTGGAGCGCCGCCTCCCAGGACCCCAAGCCGCTGCGGGACGTGATGCTGCTGCGGCTGCGGGCGGCGGCCGTGGTGGGCACCGACGGCATCGAGGCCGATCTGCGCCGCCATCTCGACCTGCACCGGCAGCAGTTGGCCGAGTACGAGGAGATCGAGAAGCGCGACTTCCCGCCCGGCAAGGACAGCCCCGAGGACCGTCTGCGGCACCTCGTACTCCAGGCCGGCATCGACCTGGAGACCTTCTGGACCCAGTGGCTGACCCGCGCGCTGGAGGAGTTCGCCGACCTGCCCACGGACCCGCGCCGCTAG
- a CDS encoding glycoside hydrolase family 75 protein, translating into MRVQSLTLAAAGVALLAPTTLPAPGAGQLAHGDPVVRHTGPVRAADLLAKVRDCAPVSRGRYRSDSGRPATIPVCGTRDAVFWKADMDIDCDGRPGRHCNRRTDPLFTGATAFQQSDGRYLAAERLPYVVVPAPSRRWDYRASGVRGGSVVAVVHRDRVRYAVVGDVGPRAIIGEASYAAAKALGIRPDPRGGGTASGVTYIVFKDTRVTPIEDREGAVTMGERLARRFVRGG; encoded by the coding sequence GTGCGTGTTCAGTCCCTGACGCTGGCCGCGGCAGGAGTCGCGCTGCTCGCCCCGACCACGCTGCCCGCCCCCGGCGCCGGGCAACTGGCCCACGGGGACCCGGTCGTGCGGCACACGGGCCCGGTGCGGGCCGCCGACCTGCTGGCCAAGGTGCGTGACTGCGCCCCCGTCTCGCGCGGCCGCTACCGCAGCGACAGCGGCAGGCCCGCCACGATCCCGGTCTGCGGCACCCGGGACGCGGTGTTCTGGAAGGCCGACATGGACATCGACTGCGACGGCCGGCCCGGACGCCACTGCAACCGCCGCACCGACCCGCTCTTCACCGGCGCCACGGCCTTCCAGCAGTCCGACGGCCGCTACTTGGCCGCCGAACGGCTCCCCTACGTCGTGGTGCCCGCCCCGAGTCGCCGCTGGGACTACCGCGCGAGCGGCGTCCGGGGCGGCTCGGTCGTGGCCGTCGTCCACCGCGACCGGGTCCGGTACGCGGTCGTCGGCGACGTCGGCCCCCGCGCCATCATCGGCGAGGCGTCCTACGCCGCCGCCAAGGCCCTCGGCATCCGTCCCGACCCGCGCGGCGGCGGCACCGCCTCCGGTGTCACCTACATCGTCTTCAAGGACACCCGGGTCACCCCCATCGAGGACCGCGAGGGTGCGGTGACGATGGGGGAGCGGCTGGCCCGCAGGTTCGTACGCGGCGGGTGA
- a CDS encoding DUF3040 domain-containing protein, whose amino-acid sequence MAQSDDERLLDLEAHLAREDPRFAAAFRDGRPARPREYRRTGAWWTLAVAVVVLTTGVVLSDGLLIATGLVLCGVAVELLDPHRGCRGSCEEQRGSAQGPCG is encoded by the coding sequence GTGGCCCAGTCCGACGACGAACGCCTGCTCGATCTCGAAGCGCACCTGGCACGCGAGGACCCCCGGTTCGCCGCCGCCTTCAGGGACGGCCGCCCGGCCCGGCCCCGCGAGTACCGGCGTACCGGCGCCTGGTGGACGCTGGCCGTCGCCGTGGTCGTCCTGACGACGGGCGTGGTGCTGTCCGACGGGCTGCTGATCGCCACGGGCCTGGTGTTGTGCGGCGTCGCCGTGGAGCTGCTGGACCCCCACCGCGGGTGCCGGGGGTCCTGCGAGGAGCAGCGGGGATCCGCCCAGGGGCCCTGCGGGTGA
- a CDS encoding SDR family NAD(P)-dependent oxidoreductase → MAGGAEGRSVIVTGAGSGIGRSTALAFAAQGDRVVVADLNAEGARKVVEEIEAAGGTAVAVTGDLSEQAVVDEVTRTAVERFGGVDVLVNNAGIMDRMSALADVSDAEWERVLRVNLTAPFLLTRAVLPHMLAAGGGAIVSTASEAGLRGSAAGAAYTASKHGLVGLTKNLAVMYRKQGIRANAVAPGGTATAIAVDADREAHGPAALGPHFVNLGRLAQPEEQAAAIVFLASEAASNINGVILPVDDGWAAV, encoded by the coding sequence ATGGCCGGCGGAGCAGAAGGACGCAGTGTCATCGTCACGGGGGCGGGCTCGGGCATCGGCCGCTCCACCGCCCTCGCCTTCGCGGCCCAGGGCGACAGAGTCGTGGTGGCCGACCTGAACGCGGAGGGCGCCCGGAAGGTCGTCGAGGAGATCGAGGCGGCGGGCGGCACCGCCGTGGCCGTCACCGGGGACCTCAGCGAGCAGGCGGTCGTCGACGAGGTGACCAGGACCGCCGTGGAGCGTTTCGGCGGAGTGGACGTCCTGGTCAACAACGCCGGGATCATGGACCGTATGTCGGCGCTGGCGGACGTGAGCGACGCGGAGTGGGAGCGGGTCCTCCGGGTCAATCTCACCGCGCCGTTCCTGCTCACCCGGGCGGTGCTGCCGCACATGCTGGCGGCGGGCGGGGGCGCCATCGTGAGCACCGCGTCCGAGGCCGGACTGCGCGGCAGCGCGGCGGGTGCCGCGTACACGGCCTCCAAGCACGGGCTCGTGGGGCTGACCAAGAACCTCGCGGTGATGTACCGCAAGCAGGGCATCCGCGCGAACGCCGTCGCCCCCGGCGGCACGGCGACCGCCATCGCCGTGGACGCCGACCGGGAGGCGCACGGCCCGGCCGCGCTCGGCCCGCACTTCGTCAACCTCGGCCGGCTGGCCCAGCCCGAGGAGCAGGCCGCCGCGATCGTGTTCCTCGCCTCGGAGGCGGCGAGCAACATCAACGGCGTGATCCTGCCGGTGGACGACGGCTGGGCGGCGGTCTGA
- a CDS encoding helix-turn-helix domain-containing protein, whose amino-acid sequence MPGELHTADTCALGGDLALPGRGGMVLVLDTGDLPVGDRIAAFEAVAAGEGGVSSVQEEEPGGTVWKRLELWHLGPLTLFHTQGTGMRISRSLRQARRDAMDTVAINIHRQGAGGFAWTDHRQRIGPNSATMQHMPAGYEYWWSGLGSTLALMFDTERLSLPEETIRASIPTLEHSPIGRLLIHHVHGLHGIADRINTGPEADALASATVELARAWVVSVAGDDPTRRAVARETLLTRVLAYARAHLREPDLTPQRIAWAHNTSVRTLYRLCEDGGLSLEKWIIRRRLEGARSDLAAPGHAHRTIDAVARSWGFTNPTFFSRRFRQTYGTTPSQWRRLSQQGRVLSPQDDP is encoded by the coding sequence TTGCCCGGAGAGCTTCACACGGCGGACACTTGCGCCCTGGGCGGCGACCTGGCGCTGCCCGGCAGGGGAGGCATGGTGCTCGTCCTCGACACAGGCGATCTCCCGGTCGGTGACCGGATCGCGGCATTCGAAGCGGTGGCCGCGGGTGAGGGCGGCGTCTCCTCCGTCCAGGAGGAGGAGCCCGGGGGCACGGTCTGGAAACGACTCGAACTCTGGCACCTCGGCCCGCTGACGCTCTTCCACACCCAGGGCACAGGGATGCGCATCTCCCGCTCGCTCCGGCAGGCGCGGCGCGATGCGATGGACACCGTCGCGATCAATATTCATCGTCAGGGAGCCGGCGGTTTCGCCTGGACCGACCATCGGCAGCGCATCGGCCCGAACAGCGCGACCATGCAGCACATGCCCGCCGGGTACGAGTACTGGTGGTCCGGCCTCGGCAGCACGCTGGCCCTGATGTTCGACACCGAACGCCTCAGCCTGCCCGAAGAGACGATCCGCGCCTCGATCCCGACGCTCGAACACAGCCCCATCGGACGGCTGTTGATCCATCACGTGCACGGCCTGCACGGCATCGCCGACCGGATCAACACGGGTCCCGAAGCCGACGCCCTCGCCTCCGCCACCGTGGAACTCGCCCGGGCCTGGGTGGTGTCCGTCGCCGGCGACGACCCCACCCGCCGGGCAGTCGCCAGGGAAACCCTCCTCACCCGGGTCCTGGCCTACGCCCGCGCCCACCTGAGGGAACCCGACCTCACCCCTCAAAGGATCGCCTGGGCGCACAACACGTCCGTGAGGACGCTGTACCGGCTGTGCGAGGACGGCGGGCTCAGCCTCGAAAAGTGGATCATCCGCCGCCGGTTGGAAGGCGCCCGCAGCGACCTAGCGGCCCCCGGGCATGCGCACCGCACGATCGACGCCGTCGCCCGCAGCTGGGGCTTCACCAACCCCACGTTCTTCTCCCGCCGTTTCCGCCAGACCTACGGCACCACTCCCAGCCAATGGCGAAGACTCTCCCAGCAGGGCCGAGTCCTGTCCCCGCAAGACGATCCGTGA